The following is a genomic window from Neurospora crassa OR74A linkage group III, whole genome shotgun sequence.
ACCACAATGGCGCCGCGCGCATGTCCCCTTCCCAAGTCTCCATAGCCCCCTCTGCTGACGGCACCTCAAGCACCCTCACTCTAACCGCCCACCGCGTCACCGGCCAAAAACCCGCTACCCACGGCGGCAAACAGATCCCCATCAAGTACCTATCCGGCGCCATCCACGCCAAGCAGCACTTCACcattacttcttcttcttctggtgcTGGTGCAGTGTCAGGCTACGATTTCTCAGCCGAGTTCCGCGCCCCCGTTGCGAAGGGGACCTGGCCTGCGTTTTGGTTGACGGCCGTCAATGGGTGGCCGCCCGAGATTGATATGGCGGAGTGGAAGGGGAGCGGCAAGATTAGCTTTAACACGTTCAATACTAGTAGTCAGGTCATGGCTCGGGATGTGGTTTATGGCCCGAACGGGAGTGAGAAGGAGTGGCATAGGGTTGTGTGTGAGATCAGGAGGGATGGAAGGAATGGTGGAAAGGATGTGGAGGTGAGGTTTCGGATGGATGGGCAGCTAGTGGTAACGCAGTGGGGGAAGGGGTATGTTGGGCAGCCACTTTATTTGTGAGTttaaaccttttttttttcctttttttttcttcttcttctttcgttGTCGGGGTGAGGTTTTTCGCGTTGTCGGTTGCTAACTGGAAGGGTGATATTGCAGGATTATCAATCTCCAGATGGAAGGGTCGTCGGGTTCACCTGGTCCTGAAGCGGGTAAGTCAACTATAGGTCTCTTCGTTTTGGTGATGGAAGAACCTGATCGTCTCAGCCGGTCCATTTGCTGACAGTGATACAGACACTTTGTATCAAGTCCGAAATCTTGAGGTCTGGAGCTATGGTGACTGAGCCGTGAGCAGAGGAGTTGTCCCTTCAAGATGTCCAAGATCCGAGGCACGCAGATATCCTGGTATTTAGTCCGAATGAAAACGATGGCTTTTGGTAGATGAACAACCTAActgaaaaaaggaaaagactTGTTCATCAGCGGAGGGTTTCACCCTGGCATGCCTGTCCATCGCGTGGACCGCTGTCATTCGGATGCCCAAACCCGCCGCTAAaattagtgtagtgtagcgaTAGTTTGCACGCGTTCGGATAACGAAGTCTCTCCCGGAAAGCTGTCTGATCTCCAAATCCCTGAGCAAAGGTGCAGAAAAGAAACATGGTTTGGGCACTTGTCCGACGAAATACGTGTGGTGTCGGTTGGGCAGATGAGAGGGAgccagatgatgatgatgcaggTGTCGCCTCGACGGCTGTAGGGCTGAGTGTCCACGCCATATGGATATGCTGCAGTCGCTTGAAGAGGAGCACATAAGCGCGGCAGAAACCTACACAACTGCCGGAGCGGAGATCTGACGTGCATACATACTGCTGCCCCGTCATCTGTATCATCAAGTTCCAGAATCTCTCAAGGAGGACTTGAACGTTGTCTTCGAACCATAAATATTTGGGGAAGTTGGGTTCCCGGACAGGCCTGGAGTCTTCCGGCATGTTGATCGCACCCTCTGTGCCGGGTACGGGAGCAAAAGAAAATCACTTGTTTCCCGTTTCCCGTTTTCCATCGAGGTCTTGACTCCTTTTTAGCCCCCAAGCAAGACACTAAGAAATGAAGGATTTAACCTGCAGCTATGAAGGCTTCCAATCAACGACCTCTATAGACGCGAAAAAGACGCTAGTTCCGCTGTCCAACGTCTACCACACCGACGACACTGCGCTGGTGGTATGGGTGTTGAATCTGATTGTTCCGGAAGTCTGGAGAAAACGACAATGCCGACCAAAGACAATAGAATTGGAAAGATATGGTAATGTGCCCCATGCTTTAGTCTTGTCTGAATGGAATTCTTTGCGTGACTTCCCTTTGTAACGTCACTGTAATCTTCTTTCGAGCGCTGGTTCAGTCATTAGCGAAGCCTTAACCACTCAACCTGGGTTCGCGGAGCCCTCGAAAAATATGACCGATCTTGTAGTGTACCAGCGCCTGGTGTGGGTCTAGAGCCTGGACCAGATGGTTATGTATATTAGATCCTCAGATACCCAGAGACAACACCCAGcgacaaggaggaggtcgaATCAAGAAAGAACAGGCTGAAAAATGAAGAGTGTTAGAAAGGGATTGATTGACCTGCTCATGGTTCAGTTGTCACCCTGTCAGGATTGTCTTGCAGACCACGATGATGATTGAGGCTGTGAGCTGAATGGTTTCAGGGGCGCATGCAGTGATAATGGAATTCTCGAGTTTGTCGAACCAAAGTCCAATTTAGGAGCCAACAAGTCCATCAAAGTGTGGCAGGGTGCTTGGCTTGCATCCGAGCTGTGTCTGCAGTGGAAGAGCTAAGGAGAGTTGTTTTTGGGTCTTGGGGGCAGGactgaagtggaagtttGATGGAAGTCATCCATCACTTCCCGTCCAGTATCTCAAGAGATACCTGGGCTCCAGGTAGGCATCATACCTAGTCTTTACCCCTCTGGTACGCCGACAGGGCCGACTCTGTATCTTTGCTGATCGCTCCTGTCTCCCGTCTTTGGCGCCAATCTGCGCTAGGAAATCCCCTGTCATTTAGCCCACTTCAATTCCCTGCCAGGCCTGGCTTGGTCTCAATGCAACCGAAGACCTACCATAGGAAGGAACTCCCACATCCAGTCTTTGCCTCTTGTCAATCTCACCTTAACCACCTCCGACCTCAACTCTACTTTCAACCATCAGTCCGGTTTGTCGATCCCGTCACTCGTTCATACAACCTTTAGTCACTCGCTGTCGGCCTTCTGTTCATGCGTTTTTACCGTAACTACTTCACCCCTCAACATCCAACGATCCGCGATCCCATCAGCAAACATCAATGAGTTCGTAGCACGAGAGATTCGCTTTGTTCGCGTGGCTACGGTAATGACGACGGCGGCATCATTTCGACAGACACCGGCGACCTGGAACTGGAGTGCAAGGACGCTGAAAACAACGACGCCATCGAGATCGAGGCAATCTCTGGGATTTCCAGTCTGGGTGTTGCTCGCGCTGCTCATCATTCCCTCATTTCTGTCTGCGGGCACCGCAACTGCACAATGTGGAGCCGACTTTGTGTTCCCCACGGAGAACCTGCGAGTCTTCTCTCTCGACACCATCAACGTCACCTATACTTCAACCTTTGACAGGCCGAGTCTTTCCTGTTGGTGTGGCACTTCAACCGACAAGGAAAAGAGTGAGTGTTCAGTTCAGTGTTTCCCCTCGCTTCAACAATGTCACCGCTCCCGCCCACATGCAAGCCCCCgtcccccccttccccccatCTTCCCCATCTTACAATCTCCCGACAGCACTCTCGGCTCCTGCTGCACTAAGCCTTGCAAGACCCCCGATGCCCCTCAAGGTGCCCAGCCCTTTGGGTCACCGATCATTTCTCAAACTTTCAGCTCGAATCGCTCTCTCCTCTAGCAAAGCTACCTCAATGAGGAAGAGACTCATGGCGTCATTGCGATCGCAGCGGACGGGATGTGCGTTGCTGACAGACTGACCTTTCCCTATCACAGAATTCGCGGTTGATCATGCGACCCCAGGTAATGGAACCACGCCCTTTCCATTGAATTTTTCTTCGACATATCCCTGCTGGCTCGAACTTCAAGCCGGTTCGGGCGACTGCAGAGTCGAAAGTTCCAAATTCTTCATTTCAAAGGACCGCGATCCCGACCATCGTCTTCCGGCCACCATCGGCCCCAGCGCGACCGTCATCGCAATTGACGTTTCCTCTACCGCAATCCCCGCAGGCCCTCCGCCACATCCCGACGACCACTTTGCCCTCGGTGCTAGAATCGCCCTGGGCGTTGGAATCGCACTTGCTTGCTTCAGTGTGGGTGCCATGGCCGCCTTCTTATACTTTAGGCGCCGGAAgaaacagcagcaggccGAGCTGGCCAACGCCATCGTCGCGAACGAGTATAgacagggaaggaagggtcCCGAGAAAAAGATGTTTGGGGGATTTTCGTCGTCGAAAACATCGTCGGATGGTCATCTATACGATACAGTTCAGCCAGTATTTGACGGATATCCTGGATCAACAGGCTATGATGATGTACGGTCAAACAATTCCAGCGACATATACGGCCATTCTCCTGTGATGCCACATTCGCCTTCATGGTCATACAATCAAGGACCTTGGGGTCACGATGCTGCAACAGGAGGTGCGTGGGAGAGAAGTACGGAGAGAGCAGGACTTGGAGGCGGGCTTGGGGTGACGGAAAATTTGAGCATCACCGGACGAGAACTCGAAGCTGCCCGCGCAAAGACTGTCCAGCCAATTCCTACGTCATACGGGCCGAACCCTGTCACTCCCACGCTAACGCCGCGGGCAAGCTCCAGGGGAGAACTTAATGAACGCGCTGCTGCCGACTCGATTTCCCTTGACAGCCGGCTTGGAGTACCCCCAATGCCCTCATTGCCCCAGTTATCTGCGGCCTCCGCAGCACCTCTCGGTGGCTATTACCCCGATTACCACAACTACGAACAGTACaccacccctcctccaaccgaagctccaacttcaacaccacatcttcctcttccttcagtTCCTACTACGCTCCCACGACCAAACCCAACAACCTCACAAACCCAACGGCCACAGCCCCCATTAATCGTCTCATATGGACCCAACCGAGTAACGCCCACTCCAGCTGTGACTTCGCCTACAGTGCCTCCCGACGAGTCTATGATTGAAAGACCACCTAGAGGAGTTGAATTACAAGGCGAACCCGCATCTCTGATGGAAAGGAGACATCCATGGGAGGACATTGATCTCCCGAGCGCCAGTAATAACGGTCCTTTACCACCATACGCATCGACAGAGGAGTACGCTGCAATGGAAAGCGGCGCGATCCGTAAGCTGGAGGAGCCAAGGGCGCATGCTGAGCTGCCACCAACCAAAGATGGCTACTATCATGCTACGTGGGATATTGTTGAGCACGAATTGCCAGGTGACGGATATCAACGAGACCCTCTCTACCCGCAAGCATCCGCGTCCGGACGTGGAAGGGATATCGATGAGCAGAAATTCTTGCTGGATGATGTTGAAATGGCGCATTTGAAGGCGCAGAAAGAACGAATCCGCGCtgaaatgaagaagaagcagaagcagaaggagaCTTACCAGCAGGACCAGGGGCATGACCAGGACTTCCTTGGAGCGTCGGCGAGCTTCTCCACACGGTAGCACGAGTGATAATGTGGCGGTCCATGTGAAGAAAGTTACGTTGTGGGCAACTGATGTTTTGGAGGCGAAGGTTTGAGGATTAGCATTATACCATTGGCAAGGTGTCTGGCGTTCATTTTGGGTATCGACGGGGTAGATGACTCCTGTGTAGTATCATCATATAATACGGGCTGATACATCTGCGTTGAGAATAGCTGGACCATATGCCCCGCAcaagtataaatatagtccTACTGTAGTAAGGACAAGGTCCTCTGGCTCTATAACATGAACGCGTATTCAATTTCTTGGGACAATGTGGTGTTGAACGAGTTGCTCCCGAAGACGGCAGGTACTCACTTGATAGTTGAGATGGTACGTACCCATCCCCGCAGCTGTCGACCAGCTGCCACTGATAAGATCCCCAGATCCTCCAATCACATTGACCGCCCGGCAGAAAAAGTTACAGACGGGCATGGTTCCCAAATTTTTGTTTTCCCTTTCGTTCtgcggcggaggaagagacgAAAAAAGACCCCACTGACTGCTATCAGTTGTACAATCTTGACGATTCCACCAATTCCCACTCAGCATCGGGAGCTTCCCGTCGTTCTCTTTTCCAACACAACACTACAGAACAAACAACGGTCACAGACCGTTGCAACACCATCCACCACAATGGCGCCCTCCCAAAAGCGCAAAGCGATCGACGACGATTTCATCCTCACCATTTCCGACAATGAAGAAGACATCCCACTAGAAGAGGAGCAAGAAGTTGTACCcaggaagaaggccaagacggCCACACAACAATCGAacaagcaaaagaagaagaacaacaagaagtccaagaaaCAGCAACAGACtgaagatgacgacgacgaagccgAAACAAAAGAAGACGACGCCGCCGACCTCGGCATCTGGGGCGacaacgacgaagacgacggcgCCATGGATACCGAGTTCCAGTTCGTTGTCGACGGCCAGAACGAAGTGGACGCCGAGTTCGACGGCTGGGGTTTCGAGGGCGCGCACAAGGGTGTTGTGAAGGGCGCCAACGCGGGCGGGGACAAGAAGGCTGTGGATATCGATGAGATTAtcagaaggaggagagagaggaaggctgctaaggaggggaaaaccaCGGCGacaaaagaggaggaggataagatggaggttgatgaggaagaagacgacatAGAAGAGATTGATGTGGatttggatgatgatgaggatggtgtCTTGGCTGACGATGCTTTTGGTATGGGTGTTGGGTCGGacgtggaagaggaggaggagaagcaggaTGCGAAGATGGGGGGTGTTGatggggaggatgaggatagTGAGGGTGAAgatggggagaagaagggagaggatgaagacgagggcGATGCGTCGGATGATGACTCGGTTGCTACGGCCGTTGAGCATCCTGATGATGTGCAGTCAtcggatgatgaagagggtattgatgaggaggaggaggccaagatGAAGGAGTTCTTTgcgccggaggaggagaatcagcctaagaagaagggcgagatGTCTTCGTTCCAGGAGATGTCTCTCTCCCGTCCTATCCTTCGCGGTCTTACTTCCGTGGGCTTCACCAAGCCGACGCCCATTCAGGCCAAGACCATCCCCATTTCGCTTATGGGTAAGGATGTCGTCGGTGGTGCCGTCACCGGTTCCGGTAAGACGGCCGCCTTCGTCGTTCCCATCCTTGAGCGTCTCCTCTACCGTCCCAAGAAGGTTCCCACCACCCGCGTCGTTATTCTTACGCCCACCCGTGAGTTGGCTATCCAGTGTCACGCTGTCGCTGTCAAGCTCGCCAGCCATACCGACATCAAGTTCTGTCTGGCTGTCGGTGGTCTCAGTCTGAAGGTGCAAGAGGCCGAGCTCCGTCTTCGCCCGGATGTGGTCATTGCCACTCCTGGTCGTTTCATCGATCACATGCGCAACTCTGCCAGCTTCGCCGTCGACACCATCGAGATTCTCGTCCTCGATGAAGCCGATCGCATGCTCGAGGACGGTTTCGCGGACGAGTTGAACGAGATTCTTACCACCCTTCCCAAGTCCCGCCAGACCATGCTGTTCTCTGCCACCATGACGTCGTCTGTCGACAGGCTCATTCGCGCCGGTCTCAACAAGCCTGTGCGCATCATGGCCGATTCGCAGAAGAAGACTGCCGGTACGCTTGTTCAAGAGTTTGTCCGTCTCAGACCCGGTCGCGAATCGAAGAGGGAAGGATATCTGTTGCACATCTGCAAGACTATCTACACGGAGCGTGTCATTATCTTCTTCAGACAAAAGAAGATTGCGCACAAGATGAGGATCATCTTTGGTCTGTTTGGATTGTCGTGCGCCGAGTTGCACGGTAGCATGAACCAGGCTCAGGTATGTTTACGATTTACGATGCTCCAGATGGATGAGTGATACTAACAGGATCCATAGCGTATTCAAAGTGTCGAGGACTTCAGAGATGGAAAGGTCAACTTCCTCCTTGCCACCGATCTCGCCTCACGTGGTCTTGATATCAAGGGTGTCGACACCGTCATCAACTACGAGGCTCCCCAGACCCCCGAGATCTACGTCCATCGTGTCGGTCGTACAGCGCGTGCGGGCCGCAGCGGTACCGCTATTACCCTGGCTGCTGAGCCCGATCGCAAGGTCGTCAAGGCTGCCGTCAAGGCCGGCAAGTCTCAGGGCGCCAAGATCAGCAGTCGCATCATCGATCCCGCGGACGCCGACAAGTGGCAGGCCGAGATCGACGAGTTGGAAGATGAGATTGAGGAGATTAtgcaggaagagaaggaggaaaagcagCTGCAGAACATGGAGATGCaggtcaagaagggcgagaaCATGATCAAGTACGAGGACGAGATCAGCTCGAGGCCCAAGCGCACGTGGTTCGAGACGcaggaggacaagaagaaggccaaggcggCGGGCCGGGCCGAGCTCAACGGCGTCAGGGACAAGCTCAAGTCCAAGAACGAGGGCAAGTTGAGCAACAAGGACAGGAAGAAGCTCGACACCATGCAAGAGCGCAAGCAGGAGAGGACATACAAGAAGGGCAGCGCCGAGAGAGCCGGTAAGGGCGCGGTGCTGAACCTCAAGAAGGTCGTCAAGAAGGTGGGACGGTCTGCTGGgcctaagaagaagggcggcaATGCTGGTAAGGGTGGTAAGGGCAAGGGCAGGAGAAAGTAAATGTGAGGAGCACGattctgttgttgttgttgagtttCTAAATGTAATTGAGCTTCAAGCTAAGTCTAGTGTGCTTTTGATACCCGAGTGGGCAAAAAGAAATAAGAAGCTGTCTGATGATGTTGTCTGCTTCCCTCAGCAAAGAGAGTCGTGATCATCAAGGTCAGACTTGCCTCTTCACATGGGACTATGATTGGGTGTGGAGTTGCGGATCAGGGGGCCTTGCGGCGAGCTCGACTGACCCACCCAGAAGCTGGACCCTGGGTGTCACGGCGGCAGGTACGGGTGACGTAAACGGAAGTGATTTGTCTCTTGCCATGGATGATGTCTCTGAATAACAGGCAGCTGCAATTGACATGAAAACTCCTCGGGGCGtaatccatccatccactttTTCCACCTCTTTCTTGTCTCTTCACTTTTCGATTCGCGCGTGTGAACAAAGTTTGGCTTCAGGCAGCCACAGAGATCAATAGACTCGATCAGCTCAGCTCCAGTCCAGTAACAGCGGTCAACTGCCACCGGCTTAGCATTTCCAACCTGCATTTCTCAACATCTTATATATCCCACTTCGCCCTCTCTTCACTTTACATACTTCGATAAACCAAATCGCTCCATTTGGTCGGTACAACCAACTACCATACCGAATTGAAGAAAAGCTACAATAGCGCAGGTTGCCTCAATCCCCGTATCCTCGACCGAACAATTTCCTTCCCAACGAGCCGTCCTTCAAGCCTTGGTTCTCCCAGCCAAGCAAGGCTTCGGAGGCAACCCAGCAATCCACGAAACTGGCGCTTTTCCCCTTCCTGCGACGCCTCTTTGGCCCTCGCGCACACACCCGATCGACTCTCGTCCGATATCTCTTGCCCTCGACCGTCCGCGACCGATACCGCGAACACCTGTTCAACTTCCGCCACCGTACCCTCCCGCGACACAAGGTTCGATTGCAGACGAGGATATACCGGTTCATCCTTgaacgaagaaggaagaaacaGGCGGGTGGGAGATTGGTGGATATCATCCGCCGCCAGAGCCGGCGGTTGGTGTATGGgaccggtggtggtgccggcgTCAGGAAGAGTATTGGCATAGGTAGAGCGAGCGGTGGCGGACTCGGCCCGGGACTTGTTGGGAGGAGGTCTTTACCTTGGAAGCAACAACGATTACTACGAGATCGAGAAGAGACAAGCAACACGAACACGAACGGACCCGACGACAGCCAAGCTCAAGCGCCGTCGCAGCGCAAAACCGACGCCAACGACAAGATGACGTCCCCATACACCCACGGCTACACCGGCCAGTATGGCGCCAACGAACAACCATATGAATCCGGTTCCCGCCGCCGAAAACTCGCCGCCATGGCCGGCAGCGTCTACCGCGCCGGCGTAGCGGCTGCCTCCGAGATCCGCGAGCAATACAGCCAAACTCGCCTGACGCGCGACATGGGCGATGGATCGCCAGAGCAGGTGCACATCCCGGGTGCGTTCCCGGAGGTACCTATTATTCACAAGGGACAGGAGCAGTTGATTTTGTTTCCTTCGTACGCAAAGCGGCATGTCAAGGGTATTCACCTGCCTAGGCGGCCTTCGGACTTGGGCGGGAATGCGTACGGCACACCGAACGGAGGCGGGAACGGTATTGGCCCTGGAGTGGATGAGCGGGATTACTGGACAGCAGAGTGGAACAGGCATGAGGATGAGAAGGCTGTGGTGGATGTGGACATTCGAGGCTGGATTTATATGCCACCTAAGGGTCCGATGTCGAGGAAGAATCGCATGGTGATGGGGGTTGCGAGAAGGCTGAGCGGGCTACCACAGACTGCAGCGCTGCAGGCAGGTGCAGGGCCGCAACAGGGAGGCGGTGATTTGCGGAGGACGGTGACTGATCTGGAAGGGcttggggaagaggaaaggatcgcgaaggaggcgagggagatTGAACGGAGAGGACAGGGCGAGAAGGAAGCGGCTATCAGAGGCGAGTACAGTGAGCGGCCTAGGGCTGATGATATGGATGATGGGTTTGGCGCAATGAGGCAACGACGCTCGCCATCGCCACCGAATTCGACAGCGCCGGTGAGGACGAACTCCGGCTTGGGGGCATTTCCCTCGGAGATGACGGAGGCGGAATTGGCGGCTGCGAACGCGAGTCTGAATGCGCGGTTGGCGCCGTTCATGGCTACGCCGCTGGTCGGGTTGCCTATCACGCTCTTCTTCTACAACGATCAGCGGTCCAAGTCCAAGACGATTGAGACGAATGCGTCAGGTCACTTTATCGCTCGCGTACCGTTGGACTTTGTCCCGACACACTTCCGAGTGCTTGCCAACGAGAACATCTCAACCACCCAGCCTGTCGAGGTTATCGAGCCAAGGGGAGTCAGTTTAATCAGCGATGTCGACGACACCATTAAGCGATCGAATATTAATGGTGGTGCCAGGGAGATTTTCAGGAATACCTTCGTCCGTGAATTGGCGGATCAGACTATTGACGGTGTCAAAGAGCTATATACTTCTCTGCACAATATGGGAGTGAAGCTGCATTATGTTTCCAACAGTCCGTGGCAACTGTACCCCGTGTTGGCGACCTTCTTCCACAAAGCTGGGTTACCTCCTGGCTCGATAGACTTGAAGCAGTACAGCGGTATGCTGCAGGGTATCTTTGAGCCAGTTgccgaaagaaagaagggtaCTCTGGAGAGGATATTACGCGACTTTCCTGAAAGGAAGTTTCTCCTTGTGGGCGACAGCGGAGAGGCTGACCTGGAGGTTTACACTGACCTGGCGCTGGCTTATCCCGGTAGGATATTGGCCGTGTTCATAAGAGATGTCACCACACCCGAGCAGGTGGACATGGGGTATTTCACTTCGAACACACAGGCTACGGACAGGAACAATGGACTTGAGAGAAGCGACAGCGGCAGGAGGAGAGCACAGACTATGCGGGCTG
Proteins encoded in this region:
- a CDS encoding glycoside hydrolase translates to MATEFSRTESVLTNSINPPETPTFIKEPANMRRSFQQPLPLLLQTITILCLFPSTLASSKTLLIPSTSFNSTTTFNTYWSFNYPWGTDHNGAARMSPSQVSIAPSADGTSSTLTLTAHRVTGQKPATHGGKQIPIKYLSGAIHAKQHFTITSSSSGAGAVSGYDFSAEFRAPVAKGTWPAFWLTAVNGWPPEIDMAEWKGSGKISFNTFNTSSQVMARDVVYGPNGSEKEWHRVVCEIRRDGRNGGKDVEVRFRMDGQLVVTQWGKGIINLQMEGSSGSPGPEADTLYQVRNLEVWSYGD
- a CDS encoding ATP-dependent RNA helicase drs-1; translation: MAPSQKRKAIDDDFILTISDNEEDIPLEEEQEVVPRKKAKTATQQSNKQKKKNNKKSKKQQQTEDDDDEAETKEDDAADLGIWGDNDEDDGAMDTEFQFVVDGQNEVDAEFDGWGFEGAHKGVVKGANAGGDKKAVDIDEIIRRRRERKAAKEGKTTATKEEEDKMEVDEEEDDIEEIDVDLDDDEDGVLADDAFGMGVGSDVEEEEEKQDAKMGGVDGEDEDSEGEDGEKKGEDEDEGDASDDDSVATAVEHPDDVQSSDDEEGIDEEEEAKMKEFFAPEEENQPKKKGEMSSFQEMSLSRPILRGLTSVGFTKPTPIQAKTIPISLMGKDVVGGAVTGSGKTAAFVVPILERLLYRPKKVPTTRVVILTPTRELAIQCHAVAVKLASHTDIKFCLAVGGLSLKVQEAELRLRPDVVIATPGRFIDHMRNSASFAVDTIEILVLDEADRMLEDGFADELNEILTTLPKSRQTMLFSATMTSSVDRLIRAGLNKPVRIMADSQKKTAGTLVQEFVRLRPGRESKREGYLLHICKTIYTERVIIFFRQKKIAHKMRIIFGLFGLSCAELHGSMNQAQRIQSVEDFRDGKVNFLLATDLASRGLDIKGVDTVINYEAPQTPEIYVHRVGRTARAGRSGTAITLAAEPDRKVVKAAVKAGKSQGAKISSRIIDPADADKWQAEIDELEDEIEEIMQEEKEEKQLQNMEMQVKKGENMIKYEDEISSRPKRTWFETQEDKKKAKAAGRAELNGVRDKLKSKNEGKLSNKDRKKLDTMQERKQERTYKKGSAERAGKGAVLNLKKVVKKVGRSAGPKKKGGNAGKGGKGKGRRK
- a CDS encoding actin cytoskeleton organization protein App1, giving the protein MTSPYTHGYTGQYGANEQPYESGSRRRKLAAMAGSVYRAGVAAASEIREQYSQTRLTRDMGDGSPEQVHIPGAFPEVPIIHKGQEQLILFPSYAKRHVKGIHLPRRPSDLGGNAYGTPNGGGNGIGPGVDERDYWTAEWNRHEDEKAVVDVDIRGWIYMPPKGPMSRKNRMVMGVARRLSGLPQTAALQAGAGPQQGGGDLRRTVTDLEGLGEEERIAKEAREIERRGQGEKEAAIRGEYSERPRADDMDDGFGAMRQRRSPSPPNSTAPVRTNSGLGAFPSEMTEAELAAANASLNARLAPFMATPLVGLPITLFFYNDQRSKSKTIETNASGHFIARVPLDFVPTHFRVLANENISTTQPVEVIEPRGVSLISDVDDTIKRSNINGGAREIFRNTFVRELADQTIDGVKELYTSLHNMGVKLHYVSNSPWQLYPVLATFFHKAGLPPGSIDLKQYSGMLQGIFEPVAERKKGTLERILRDFPERKFLLVGDSGEADLEVYTDLALAYPGRILAVFIRDVTTPEQVDMGYFTSNTQATDRNNGLERSDSGRRRAQTMRAATATNTRDVAPPPPKLPPRSSPQPKGPIMGDLIDLSDDPPQQPAYDPRTSSLNAMHASRSTGDIPQRKGPPPRPAKPTALRSSPAEINTGGAPPPLPPKPRESPRPNTSHQNSSASASAPGSGSGSRGPAPPPPPPRRTSTVNLSQSQSRQSQQPPLPPPRRVQTTNSSSYDSDTDEWGLPLPLENRTLGSGNGGRSNTFLPVRPATSYDTMNGVNGASVYATNNSASGGGANSPVNKKLEIWLRRLAEAHELLEKQGVKLYTWREGRDVVAEAEGIVREAMRGFNQGVGGRRS